From a region of the Thiorhodovibrio winogradskyi genome:
- the ppsA gene encoding phosphoenolpyruvate synthase, whose amino-acid sequence MTETVRWLSELGMDDVPVVGGKNASLGEMIQHLTKVGVRVPGGFATTAQAYRDFLAVNGLDAKIAAELESLDVEDIAALSEAGPRIRGWIMDQPFPAALEQAIDQAYATLIADAGSDSGSGPGEASWAVRSSATAEDLPDASFAGQQETFLNVQGLEHVKHAIKEVFASLYNDRAISYRVHQGFTHAEVALSAGVQRMVRSDLAASGVMFTLDTESGFRDAVFITASHGLGEMVVQGAVNPDEFYVHKPTLAAGRPAVLRRELGDKAVRMVYADPGSKPPVRTEDAPQDLRGQFCISDEEVEALARQAVLIEQHYGRPMDIEWAKDGQDGQLYVVQARPETVQSRTGGVLERYRLLQQGTVVASGRSIGNRIGAGRARVVTSLANMDQVKPGDVLIADMTDPDWEPVMKRAAAIVTNRGGRTCHAAIIARELGVPAVVGCNDATDRIAEGAEVTVSCAEGDTGYVYQGLLEFEHKRIPLEKMPEVPVKVMMNVGNPERAFAFAATPNAGVGLARLEFIINNMIGIHPKALLEYDQLPAELKAEIAPRIAAYPGPREFFVMRLVEGISTLAAAFAPNPVIVRMSDFKSNEYANLIGGPRYEPHEENPMIGFRGAGRYLSPDFKDCFAMECEALRTVRETMGLSNVQIMIPFVRTLVQAKGVTEALAAQGLKRGEHGLKLIMMCELPSNAVLAEDFLEYFDGFSIGSNDMTQLTLGLDRDSALVAESFDERDPAVKKMLEMAISACKAQGKYVGICGQGPSDHPDLADWLVKQGISSVSLNPDTVIDTWLYLAEQA is encoded by the coding sequence ATGACTGAAACTGTGCGCTGGCTGAGCGAATTGGGCATGGATGATGTGCCCGTGGTGGGCGGCAAGAATGCCTCCCTGGGCGAGATGATTCAGCACCTGACCAAGGTCGGGGTGCGGGTGCCGGGTGGTTTTGCCACCACGGCCCAGGCCTATCGGGATTTTCTCGCCGTCAATGGACTGGACGCGAAAATCGCCGCCGAGCTGGAGAGCCTGGATGTCGAGGACATTGCCGCGCTCAGCGAGGCCGGGCCGCGCATTCGCGGTTGGATCATGGACCAGCCCTTTCCCGCGGCCCTGGAGCAGGCCATCGACCAGGCCTATGCGACCCTGATCGCCGATGCCGGCTCCGACTCAGGCTCCGGCCCTGGCGAGGCCTCCTGGGCGGTGCGTTCCTCCGCCACGGCCGAGGACTTGCCCGATGCCTCCTTCGCCGGACAGCAGGAGACCTTCCTGAACGTCCAGGGGCTTGAGCATGTCAAGCACGCCATCAAGGAGGTCTTCGCCTCCCTCTACAACGACCGCGCCATTTCCTACCGCGTGCATCAGGGCTTCACCCATGCCGAGGTGGCGCTCTCCGCCGGCGTGCAGCGCATGGTGCGCTCCGATCTGGCCGCCAGTGGCGTGATGTTCACGCTCGATACCGAATCCGGCTTTCGTGACGCGGTCTTCATCACCGCGAGCCATGGCCTGGGTGAGATGGTGGTGCAGGGCGCGGTCAACCCCGATGAGTTCTATGTGCACAAGCCCACGCTGGCCGCCGGGCGCCCGGCCGTGCTGCGGCGTGAGCTTGGTGATAAAGCCGTGCGCATGGTCTACGCCGACCCCGGCAGCAAGCCGCCAGTGCGCACCGAGGATGCCCCGCAAGATCTGCGCGGCCAGTTCTGTATTTCCGACGAGGAAGTCGAGGCCCTGGCCCGTCAGGCGGTGCTGATCGAACAGCACTATGGCCGCCCGATGGACATCGAATGGGCCAAGGACGGACAGGACGGCCAGCTATACGTGGTCCAGGCGCGACCCGAGACCGTCCAGAGCCGCACGGGTGGCGTGCTCGAGCGCTACCGGCTGTTACAGCAAGGCACAGTGGTCGCGAGCGGGCGCAGCATCGGCAACCGCATCGGCGCCGGGCGCGCGCGGGTGGTCACCTCGCTCGCCAACATGGATCAGGTAAAGCCCGGTGACGTGCTCATCGCCGACATGACCGACCCCGACTGGGAACCGGTGATGAAACGCGCCGCGGCCATTGTCACCAATCGCGGCGGGCGCACCTGCCATGCCGCCATCATCGCGCGCGAGCTGGGCGTCCCCGCCGTGGTCGGCTGTAACGATGCCACCGACCGCATCGCCGAGGGCGCCGAGGTGACCGTGTCCTGCGCCGAGGGCGACACCGGCTATGTCTACCAGGGATTACTGGAATTCGAGCACAAACGGATTCCGCTGGAGAAAATGCCCGAGGTGCCGGTCAAGGTGATGATGAACGTCGGCAACCCGGAGCGTGCCTTTGCCTTTGCCGCCACGCCCAATGCCGGCGTCGGCTTGGCGCGGCTGGAATTTATCATCAACAACATGATCGGCATCCACCCCAAGGCGCTGTTGGAATACGACCAGCTCCCCGCCGAGCTGAAAGCCGAGATCGCCCCGCGCATCGCCGCCTATCCGGGTCCGCGCGAGTTCTTTGTGATGCGCCTGGTAGAAGGTATTTCCACCCTGGCCGCGGCCTTCGCGCCCAACCCGGTGATCGTGCGCATGTCGGACTTCAAGTCCAATGAATACGCCAATTTGATTGGCGGTCCGCGCTACGAACCACACGAAGAGAACCCCATGATCGGCTTCCGTGGTGCCGGGCGCTACCTCTCCCCGGACTTCAAGGACTGCTTCGCGATGGAATGCGAGGCCCTGCGCACTGTGCGCGAGACCATGGGATTGAGCAATGTGCAGATCATGATTCCCTTCGTGCGCACATTGGTACAGGCCAAGGGCGTCACCGAGGCTCTGGCCGCGCAGGGGCTCAAGCGCGGTGAGCATGGACTCAAGCTCATCATGATGTGCGAACTGCCCTCCAACGCCGTGCTGGCCGAGGACTTCCTGGAGTATTTCGACGGTTTCTCCATCGGCTCCAACGACATGACTCAGCTCACCCTGGGCCTGGACCGTGACTCCGCCCTGGTGGCCGAGTCCTTCGACGAGCGCGACCCTGCAGTGAAGAAAATGCTGGAGATGGCCATCAGCGCCTGCAAGGCGCAGGGCAAGTATGTCGGCATCTGCGGCCAGGGTCCGTCTGATCATCCCGATCTGGCCGACTGGCTGGTCAAGCAGGGCATCAGCAGTGTGTCGCTCAATCCGGATACCGTGATCGATACCTGGCTGTATCTTGCCGAGCAGGCGTGA
- the mutM gene encoding bifunctional DNA-formamidopyrimidine glycosylase/DNA-(apurinic or apyrimidinic site) lyase, producing the protein MPELPEVETTLRGIAPALTGQRIGQLLVRDRRLRQPVSLETEARVPGQRISHLRRRAKYLLIELEEGWILVHLGMSGSLRLVPEATAYRPHDHIELTLESGLALRLHDPRRFGIFQWIPEPPEAHSLLARLGPEPLSADCDGAYLYQISGNRRTAVKSLIMDSRVLVGVGNIYANEALFMAGIHPARAAGRIGLARYQRLAEAIKQVLQDAIEQGGTTLRDFLREDGNPGYFAQCLRVYGRAGEPCRQCATPIRLARIGQRSSFYCPACQR; encoded by the coding sequence ATGCCGGAATTACCCGAGGTTGAAACCACCCTGCGTGGTATTGCCCCGGCGCTCACCGGACAGCGCATCGGCCAGTTGCTGGTGCGCGACCGGCGCCTGCGCCAGCCGGTGTCCCTTGAAACCGAGGCACGGGTGCCCGGACAGCGGATTTCGCACCTGCGACGGCGCGCCAAGTATCTGCTTATCGAGCTGGAAGAGGGCTGGATATTGGTCCATCTGGGCATGTCCGGCAGTCTGCGCCTGGTGCCGGAAGCAACGGCCTATCGCCCGCACGACCACATTGAACTGACACTGGAGTCGGGCCTTGCCTTGCGCCTGCACGACCCGCGTCGCTTCGGTATCTTTCAGTGGATACCCGAGCCGCCCGAGGCGCATTCGCTGCTTGCTCGCCTGGGACCCGAGCCGCTGTCGGCTGACTGCGATGGCGCTTATCTGTATCAGATCTCAGGCAATCGACGCACGGCGGTCAAGTCGCTCATCATGGACAGCCGGGTGTTGGTTGGCGTTGGCAACATCTACGCCAACGAGGCGCTCTTCATGGCGGGCATCCATCCCGCCCGCGCCGCCGGGCGCATCGGGCTCGCTCGCTACCAGCGCCTGGCCGAGGCCATCAAGCAGGTCCTCCAAGACGCCATTGAACAGGGCGGCACCACCCTGCGGGATTTTCTGCGCGAGGACGGCAATCCCGGCTATTTCGCGCAATGCTTGCGCGTCTATGGCCGCGCCGGGGAGCCCTGTCGCCAATGCGCCACGCCCATCCGGCTCGCGCGCATTGGCCAGCGCTCCAGCTTTTATTGTCCGGCCTGTCAGCGCTGA
- a CDS encoding GldG family protein → MRMREPGPSLAPNKRPSRVSRRLADAVYVVLLWTLVLLAGWHLARHEIYWDWSSAGRNRLSNESLEVLSALEAPLKVRVFIAPEHPLVREIEQILMRYRRASDLVRVEYIDPMRAPELARQHDVRLLGQMLLEYQDRHEPLVRLDETSLTNAIARLTLTQAPWIALLEGHGERSPGGGTGRDIGRFGQWLEQRGFRLQQIDLARLSRIPSNTDVLILSTPAIALFPGEVDALMDYVAAGGNMLWLLDPGDWLGFQPLADLLGIDRLPGQIVDAAGSAFDVAAPNVAVVSDWPSHPLWQGLGAPAFFPGVAAFAPESLASLAPSWQLVTALESSAQSWNETGPIQGKIAREPELGELAGPLPFALAMTRQVPSALRAGGSEMAASALGEQRLMLIGDGDFLSNAALERGANRALGLRLLRWLSGVELVATEASPDDAPLALTPGRAFVLSVLALVVLPFGFLLLALFAYWRRRHD, encoded by the coding sequence ATGAGGATGCGAGAACCAGGTCCCTCCCTGGCGCCCAACAAGCGGCCGAGCAGAGTCTCGCGGCGTCTCGCCGATGCCGTCTATGTCGTCTTGCTCTGGACTCTGGTGCTGCTGGCGGGCTGGCATCTGGCGCGGCATGAGATCTATTGGGACTGGTCAAGTGCCGGGCGCAACCGCTTGAGCAACGAGAGTCTGGAGGTGCTGTCCGCGCTTGAGGCACCGCTCAAAGTGCGCGTCTTTATCGCCCCCGAGCATCCGCTGGTGCGCGAGATTGAGCAAATCCTGATGCGCTATCGGCGCGCCAGCGATCTGGTACGGGTCGAGTATATCGACCCAATGCGCGCGCCCGAGCTGGCGCGCCAGCATGATGTGCGCTTGCTCGGACAGATGCTGCTTGAGTACCAGGATCGTCACGAACCTCTCGTCCGCCTCGATGAAACGAGCCTGACCAACGCCATCGCCCGCCTGACCCTGACCCAGGCACCCTGGATTGCCCTGCTGGAGGGACATGGCGAGCGCAGCCCGGGAGGCGGCACGGGCCGGGATATCGGACGTTTTGGGCAATGGCTGGAACAGCGCGGCTTTCGACTGCAACAGATCGATCTGGCGCGCCTGAGCCGGATCCCGAGCAATACCGATGTCTTGATCCTGAGCACCCCGGCCATCGCGCTCTTTCCCGGCGAGGTCGATGCGCTGATGGACTATGTCGCCGCTGGCGGCAACATGCTGTGGCTGCTCGACCCGGGCGACTGGCTGGGCTTCCAGCCGCTCGCTGACTTGCTCGGCATCGACCGCCTGCCAGGACAAATCGTCGATGCCGCCGGCAGCGCCTTCGATGTCGCGGCGCCCAATGTCGCCGTGGTCAGCGACTGGCCCAGCCATCCCTTGTGGCAGGGCCTGGGCGCGCCTGCGTTCTTTCCGGGCGTCGCGGCCTTCGCGCCCGAGAGCTTGGCGAGCCTGGCGCCCAGCTGGCAGCTGGTCACGGCGCTCGAGAGCAGCGCCCAGAGCTGGAATGAAACCGGCCCCATCCAGGGCAAGATCGCGCGCGAGCCCGAACTGGGCGAGCTGGCCGGTCCCTTGCCCTTTGCGCTGGCGATGACGCGCCAGGTCCCTAGCGCCCTGCGCGCGGGCGGCTCGGAGATGGCCGCATCGGCGCTGGGCGAACAGCGCCTGATGCTGATCGGCGATGGCGATTTTCTCAGCAACGCGGCACTGGAGCGCGGCGCGAATCGCGCACTCGGCCTGCGCCTGCTGCGCTGGCTAAGCGGTGTGGAACTGGTCGCGACCGAGGCGAGCCCCGATGACGCGCCCCTTGCGCTCACGCCCGGCCGGGCCTTTGTGCTCAGTGTCCTGGCGCTGGTGGTCTTGCCCTTTGGTTTTTTGCTGCTGGCGCTCTTTGCGTACTGGCGGCGCCGTCATGACTAA